The Alkalibacter rhizosphaerae genomic sequence GCGATGGGTACTAGTTTTTTCATTATTAACCTCCAAGATTTAATATTTATCATTCTATCACAGCTGAAGTTTGTTTAAAAGATAACGATGTTGTTTTTTTTTGTATTTACAGAAGATCGTTTCGCTTCAACAATTCCATGGAAAGCTCTCTGCTTTTCGGGGTATCTTTGCCATCCATCATAACAGCCAGAGCTCGTATTCGATCGTCAGGTCCCAACTTTCGGAAAATAGTTTTTGTTTTTTCTCCGGTGGAATCTTTTGTTACTTCGAAATGGGTAGGCGCCATGGATGCAATTTGCGGCAAATGGGTGATGGCGATCACCTGGGCGTGGCGGCTCAGACCTTCCAGTTTCGCTCCAACGGAACCGGCGGCTTTTCCGCTGATGCCTGTATCCACTTCATCAAAAACCAGGCACTTGGTTCCCATGGTCAATCCGATGATGCTTTTAATGGCCAGCATGATCCTTGACACTTCCCCACCGGATGCGATTTTGATCAATGGTTTATGGGCTTCTCCCTTGTTGGTTCGGATAAAAAACTCCACCAGATCGGAACCTGTTGGGGAAAAGGAAGATTCACCCTCTGACCATTCAATGCTGATGTCCACATCGCTTTCAGGCATGGCAAGCTGGTGGAGTTGTTCGTTGATTTTTCCTTGAAAATCACGGCCCACCTTCTTTCTTTCTTCGTGAAGCTGGCCGGCTGCTTCCAAATAATCATTTTTTGCTTGATCCAGTGCTTTCTCCAGTTGGTCCAAAAATTCGTCTTTTCCCTCGATCCGCTGGATCTTTTCCTTCAGTTCTTCTTTATACGCCAAAACCTGTGTCAAATCAAACCCGTATTTTCTTTTCAATCCGTTGAGTTTGTTGAGTTTGCTCTGGGCCTGATTCAGTTCTTCATCGTCAAAGGCAATTCCTTCTTTGTAGTTTCTTATAAAAAAACTGATGTCTTCCAATTCGATGATCATTTCTTCGAGACGACGACCTGCGTCCTTTAGAAGGCCGTCGATCCGTTCCATTTCCTCCAGATCTTTCTTGGCTTGAAAAAGGAGACCCAATGCAGCATTTTCTCTGCCATAAAGGGATTCGTAAACCTGGATTGCATTGCGGAAAAGAACTTCTGCATGACTCAAGATTTTGATTCGCTCTTCCAAACGTTCGTCTTCATCCGGTTCAAAGGAAAGGGCATCGATCTCCTTGTGCTGGAATCGAT encodes the following:
- the recN gene encoding DNA repair protein RecN encodes the protein MLAELNIKNYALIDNLCMEFEPGLNVLTGETGAGKSIIINALMMVLGARGSREMIQTGKDRLVVQAEFFHKIVPDNLKKVMDAMGIEVEGSLILYRELHENGRNVCRVNGMMVTVSDLKKVGDQLVDIHSQRDHNLILNREEHLGILDSYGAEAIQEKKQQTETAHDNWYKLRQEKRAMLEAIQRGERELEMYRFQHKEIDALSFEPDEDERLEERIKILSHAEVLFRNAIQVYESLYGRENAALGLLFQAKKDLEEMERIDGLLKDAGRRLEEMIIELEDISFFIRNYKEGIAFDDEELNQAQSKLNKLNGLKRKYGFDLTQVLAYKEELKEKIQRIEGKDEFLDQLEKALDQAKNDYLEAAGQLHEERKKVGRDFQGKINEQLHQLAMPESDVDISIEWSEGESSFSPTGSDLVEFFIRTNKGEAHKPLIKIASGGEVSRIMLAIKSIIGLTMGTKCLVFDEVDTGISGKAAGSVGAKLEGLSRHAQVIAITHLPQIASMAPTHFEVTKDSTGEKTKTIFRKLGPDDRIRALAVMMDGKDTPKSRELSMELLKRNDLL